The proteins below come from a single Miscanthus floridulus cultivar M001 chromosome 1, ASM1932011v1, whole genome shotgun sequence genomic window:
- the LOC136536209 gene encoding uncharacterized protein isoform X1, with amino-acid sequence MEHMIGGKYKLGRKIGSGSFGELYLGVNIQNGEEVGIKLEPVKTKHPQLHYESKVYMLLQGGNGIPHLKWYGVEGEYNVMVIDLLGPSLEDLFNCCNRKFSMKTVLMLADQLINRVEYMHSKGFIHRDIKPDNFLMGLGRKANQVYIIDYGLAKKYKDLQTHKHIPYRENKNLTGTARYASVNTHLGIEQSRRDDLESVGYLLLYFLRGSLPWQGLKAGTKKQKYDKISEKKMLTSAEVLCKFYPSEFISYFHYCRSLRFEDRPDYSFLKKLFRDVFIREGYQFDYVFDWTALNYPQMGSNNKLVQQPSARMAGVGPSVERTDKASSMSPVGQEIRDRFTGAVEAFARRNPGSGRHGDHSRHKSLADSFGTSNEAVADSEKTRILSRGGASSSRPTSSGDCSDQNRRWVSGSSGGSGRPSTAQRLHHSGGAENSRSSPRSPVARNAAGRGGSGSRDNTTFRSLERLSITTSRRK; translated from the exons ATGGAGCATATGATTGGAGGGAAGTATAAGCTTGGGAGGAAGATTGGGAGTGGATCCTTCGGGGAGTTATATCTCG GTGTTAATATACAGAATGGAGAGGAAGTGGGAATAAAATTG GAGCCTGTGAAAACAAAACATCCACAGCTGCACTATGAATCTAAAGTTTATATGCTACTGCAGGGTGGAA ATGGTATCCCACACCTCAAGTGGTATGGTGTCGAGGGGGAGTACAATGTTATGGTGATCGATCTTCTTGGCCCAAGCTTGGAAGATTTGTTTAATTGCTGCAATAGGAAATTTTCTATGAAAACAGTGCTTATGCTTGCTGATCAACTG ATAAACCGAGTGGAATACATGCATTCCAAGGGATTTATTCATCGTGACATCAAGCCAGACAACTTCCTTATGGGCTTAGGTCGGAAAGCTAATCAG GTCTATATCATTGATTATGGGCTTGCTAAGAAATACAAGGACCTTCAGACTCATAAACACATCCCATACAG GGAGAACAAAAATCTGACTGGAACAGCACGTTATGCTAGTGTGAATACTCATCTTGGAATAG AACAAAGCAGGAGAGATGACCTGGAGTCTGTTGGCTATCTTCTGCTATATTTTTTGAGAGGAAG CCTCCCATGGCAGGGTCTTAAAGCTGGCACTAAGAAACAAAAGTATGACAAAATTAGTGAAAAGAAAATGCTTACCTCAGCAGAG GTTCTGTGCAAATTTTACCCATCGGAGTTCATCTCGTATTTCCACTATTGTCGCTCCCTGCGATTTGAAGACAGGCCAGATTACTCTTTTCTGAAGAAACTATTCCGTGATGTATTTATCCGGGAAG GATACCAATTCGATTATGTATTTGACTGGACTGCGCTGAATTACCCTCAAATGGGTTCCAACAACAAGCTTGTTCAA CAACCAAGTGCAAGAATGGCTGGAGTTGGACCATCAGTTGAGAGAACAGACAAAGCTTCCAGTATGTCTCCTG TGGGACAAGAGATCCGGGATAGATTCACTGGTGCTGTTGAGGCATTCGCCAGAAGAAACCCAGGCTCTGGTCGCCATGGAGATCATTCCAGGCACAAAAGCCTTGCAGATTCCTTTGGAACATCCAACGAAGCA GTTGCCGACTCAGAGAAAACGCGCATCTTGTCCCGGGGAGGAGCTTCGTCCAGCCGGCCGACCTCTTCGGGGGACTGCAGTGACCAGAACCGCCGGTGGGTCTCTGGCAGCAGTGGCGGCAGTGGGCGCCCGTCCACCGCGCAGAGGCTCCACCACTCGGGAGGCGCCGAGAACAGCAGGTCGTCCCCGCGCTCCCCCGTGGCCCGGAACGCGGCCGGGAGAGGAGGCTCTGGCTCGCGGGACAACACGACGTTCCGGAGCCTCGAGCGCCTCTCCATCACCACCAGCAGGAGGAAGTGA
- the LOC136536209 gene encoding casein kinase 1-like isoform X2: MEHMIGGKYKLGRKIGSGSFGELYLGVNIQNGEEVGIKLEPVKTKHPQLHYESKVYMLLQGGNGIPHLKWYGVEGEYNVMVIDLLGPSLEDLFNCCNRKFSMKTVLMLADQLINRVEYMHSKGFIHRDIKPDNFLMGLGRKANQVYIIDYGLAKKYKDLQTHKHIPYRENKNLTGTARYASVNTHLGIEQSRRDDLESVGYLLLYFLRGSLPWQGLKAGTKKQKYDKISEKKMLTSAEVLCKFYPSEFISYFHYCRSLRFEDRPDYSFLKKLFRDVFIREGYQFDYVFDWTALNYPQMGSNNKLVQQPSARMAGVGPSVERTDKASMGQEIRDRFTGAVEAFARRNPGSGRHGDHSRHKSLADSFGTSNEAVADSEKTRILSRGGASSSRPTSSGDCSDQNRRWVSGSSGGSGRPSTAQRLHHSGGAENSRSSPRSPVARNAAGRGGSGSRDNTTFRSLERLSITTSRRK, encoded by the exons ATGGAGCATATGATTGGAGGGAAGTATAAGCTTGGGAGGAAGATTGGGAGTGGATCCTTCGGGGAGTTATATCTCG GTGTTAATATACAGAATGGAGAGGAAGTGGGAATAAAATTG GAGCCTGTGAAAACAAAACATCCACAGCTGCACTATGAATCTAAAGTTTATATGCTACTGCAGGGTGGAA ATGGTATCCCACACCTCAAGTGGTATGGTGTCGAGGGGGAGTACAATGTTATGGTGATCGATCTTCTTGGCCCAAGCTTGGAAGATTTGTTTAATTGCTGCAATAGGAAATTTTCTATGAAAACAGTGCTTATGCTTGCTGATCAACTG ATAAACCGAGTGGAATACATGCATTCCAAGGGATTTATTCATCGTGACATCAAGCCAGACAACTTCCTTATGGGCTTAGGTCGGAAAGCTAATCAG GTCTATATCATTGATTATGGGCTTGCTAAGAAATACAAGGACCTTCAGACTCATAAACACATCCCATACAG GGAGAACAAAAATCTGACTGGAACAGCACGTTATGCTAGTGTGAATACTCATCTTGGAATAG AACAAAGCAGGAGAGATGACCTGGAGTCTGTTGGCTATCTTCTGCTATATTTTTTGAGAGGAAG CCTCCCATGGCAGGGTCTTAAAGCTGGCACTAAGAAACAAAAGTATGACAAAATTAGTGAAAAGAAAATGCTTACCTCAGCAGAG GTTCTGTGCAAATTTTACCCATCGGAGTTCATCTCGTATTTCCACTATTGTCGCTCCCTGCGATTTGAAGACAGGCCAGATTACTCTTTTCTGAAGAAACTATTCCGTGATGTATTTATCCGGGAAG GATACCAATTCGATTATGTATTTGACTGGACTGCGCTGAATTACCCTCAAATGGGTTCCAACAACAAGCTTGTTCAA CAACCAAGTGCAAGAATGGCTGGAGTTGGACCATCAGTTGAGAGAACAGACAAAGCTTCCA TGGGACAAGAGATCCGGGATAGATTCACTGGTGCTGTTGAGGCATTCGCCAGAAGAAACCCAGGCTCTGGTCGCCATGGAGATCATTCCAGGCACAAAAGCCTTGCAGATTCCTTTGGAACATCCAACGAAGCA GTTGCCGACTCAGAGAAAACGCGCATCTTGTCCCGGGGAGGAGCTTCGTCCAGCCGGCCGACCTCTTCGGGGGACTGCAGTGACCAGAACCGCCGGTGGGTCTCTGGCAGCAGTGGCGGCAGTGGGCGCCCGTCCACCGCGCAGAGGCTCCACCACTCGGGAGGCGCCGAGAACAGCAGGTCGTCCCCGCGCTCCCCCGTGGCCCGGAACGCGGCCGGGAGAGGAGGCTCTGGCTCGCGGGACAACACGACGTTCCGGAGCCTCGAGCGCCTCTCCATCACCACCAGCAGGAGGAAGTGA